The proteins below are encoded in one region of Scophthalmus maximus strain ysfricsl-2021 chromosome 4, ASM2237912v1, whole genome shotgun sequence:
- the LOC118302848 gene encoding photoreceptor-specific nuclear receptor-like, with protein sequence MMEDHMLKIPMMTTSSPAQSDDSRGAKSPAPGKALSPALVCKVCGDTSSGKHYGIYACNGCSGFFKRSVRRRLIYRCQAGTGMCPVDKAHRNQCQACRLKKCLQAGMNKDAVQNERQPRSTAQVRLDSIDVDPDKDHLATTREPTSSSSSSSSSSSSSSSGVITWPHITSSMSITSSVAPQRCVSPQNNHRFMASLMTAETCAKLEPEDVDENIDVTSNEPERGSSDYHMALYPSSTENVYETSARLLFMSVKWAKNLPVFSNLPFRDQVILLEEAWSELFLLCAIQWSLPLDSCPLLSLPDLCPGMQGKTSYTGLDLRLLQEVFSRFKALAVDPTEFACLKAVVLFKPETRGLKDPEQVENLQDQSQVMLGQHVRSHYPSQPARLGKLLLLLPSLRFVNSERIELLFFHRTIGNTPMEKLLCDMFKN encoded by the exons ATGATGGAGGATCACATGTTGAAGATCCCCATGATGACCACCTCGTCCCCCGCCCAGTCGGACGACAGCAGAGGAG CCAAGAGCCCGGCCCCGGGCAAAGCGCTGAGCCCGGCCCTGGTCTGCAAAGTGTGCGGCGACACCAGCAGCGGGAAACACTACGGCATCTACGCCTGCAACGGCTGCAGCGGCTTCTTCAAGCGCAGCGTGAGGAGGAGGCTCATTTACAG GTGCCAGGCTGGTACGGGCATGTGTCCGGTGGACAAAGCTCATCGCAACCAGTGCCAGGCGTGTCGGCTTAAGAAGTGCCTGCAGGCGGGCATGAACAAGGACG cggTGCAGAACGAGCGGCAGCCGCGCAGCACGGCTCAGGTCCGCCTGGACTCCATCGACGTGGACCCCGACAAGGATCACCTGGCCACCACGCGGGagcccacctcctcctcctcctcctcctcctcctcctcctcatcctcctcctccggtgtcATCACGTGGCCccacatcacctcctccatgtccatcacctcctccgTGGCCCCCCAGCGCTGCGTCAGTCCCCAGAACAACCACCGCTTCATGGCCAGCCTCATGACGGCTGAAACCTGCGCCAAGCTGGAGCCCGAGGACG TCGACGAAAACATCGACGTGACCAGCAACGAGCCGGAGCGCGGGTCCTCCGACTACCACATGGCGCTGTACCCGTCCAGCACGGAGAACGTGTACGAGACGTCGGCGCGGCTGCTCTTCATGTCGGTGAAGTGGGCCAAGAACCTGCCGGTGTTCTCCAACCTGCCCTTCAGAGACCAG GTGATCCTGCTGGAGGAGGCGTGGAGCGAGCTCTTCCTGCTCTGCGCCATCCAGTGGTCGCTGCCGCTGGACAGCTGCCCGCTGCTCTCGCTGCCGGACCTCTGCCCCGGCATGCAGGGCAAGACGAGCTACACCGGCCTGGACCTGCGCCTCCTGCAGGAGGTCTTCAGCCGCTTCAAGGCGCTCGCCGTCGACCCCACGGAGTTCGCCTGCCTCAAGGCCGTCGTGCTCTTCAAGCCAG AGACTCGGGGTTTGAAGGATCCGGAGCAAGTGGAGAACCTGCAGGATCAGTCTCAGGTGATGCTGGGACAACACGTCCGCTCGCACTACCCCAGTCAACCAGCCAG GTTGGGaaagctgcttctcctccttccctccctgcgCTTCGTGAACTCGGAGCGGATCGAGCTGCTGTTCTTCCACCGGACCATCGGAAACACTCCCATGGAGAAGCTGCTGTGCGACATGTTCAAGAactaa
- the LOC118302845 gene encoding receptor for retinol uptake stra6-like — protein MNQSKVELQPFEYSYYDYSDWYSNNAEPTTPPKEVILPCDPTADDKLFHICMLSISLVIMLILAVLTRKNKLCQGFTRGSSSIFSPTNFLDQTQEKGVVMAVFGLVFSRLAVLVLAPDPLPFSTDTPEEIKEYMKVIAIFYYPVLYYPLLACGTLQRKAGYAFGALLSFGHFGVLVWQKFDCPKTPEIHKYYALLASLPQLACLAYLCVQFLLLCVKGPKTDEDLDSSYYSKYVKSLLKKKSSSVSSSTTDKPTLVERILEVPKSYIYIPEKVFRFPLKLAVSAFVALVAIYHTALLLVVLVVPTLHIVRAGIDENIAFLLLGVGIVLSDDRMEVVKIVTFYTWLLEVCYLCAMTLSCLVSLVMLMRSLVLHRSNLKGLYKGDIYNIYNSGKTICPSKPGIVCWMGLTGYQAAIVCLGMAIQTIVFFICFLFLVFLIIIPVFHGRNIFVFEIVRKAWPAWVTLLLVTSLQHVTAKFAFIKKEAGTRDLNNRDSLFLLTYLLFLVNTFMGLIVAIWRIVITALFNILHLGRVDISLLHRTAESHDPAYRYYTQYLRVEVSQSHPVMKAFCGLLLDMMVEGGRAGQNIRDAEEGIQVTTPGKTTSGRIRARWQLLYTLVNNPSLLGSRKHFQTLQTSEGVLNGTPSRRSKKGSKKEAAEAVPSTDAPTNQDKTE, from the exons ATGAATCAGAGCAAAGTGGAACTTCAGCCGTTCGAATACTCCTACTATGACTATTCAGACTGGTACTCGAACAACGCGGAGCCGACCACACCGCCCAAAGA AGTTATTCTGCCATGTGACCCAACAGCAGACGACAAGCTCTTCCACATATGCATGCTGTCAATATCT CTGGTGATCATGTTGATCCTGGCAGTTCTCACCCGGAAAAACAAGTTGTGCCAAGGATTCACGAGAGGATCCTCCAGTATCTTCAG TCCGACCAACTTCCTGGACCAGACCCAGGAGAAGGGCGTGGTCATGGCGGTCTTCGGGCTGGTGTTCAGCAGGCTGGCCGTGCTGGTGCTCGCCCCGGACCCGCTGCCTTTCTCCACAGATACACCAGAGGAAATTAAAG AGTACATGAAGGTCATCGCCATCTTCTACTACCCGGTCCTGTACTACCCTCTGTTGGCCTGCGGAACTCTGCAGCGCAAAGCAGGTTACGCGTTCGGGGCGCTGCTCTCCTTCGGCCACTTCGGGGTCCTGGTGTGGCAGAAGTTTGACTGTCCCAAGACTCCGGAG ATCCATAAGTACTATGCTCTGCTCGCGAGTCTTCCTCAGCTCGCCTGCCTCGCGTATCTGTGCGTCCAGTTCCTTCTGCTGTGCGTCAAGGGACCAAAGACAGATGAG GACCTTGACAGCAGCTACTACTCCAAATACGTGAAGTCGCTTCTCAAGAAGAAGTCCTCGTCTGTCAG CTCTTCAACTACAGACAAACCAACACTGGTAGAGAGAATACTGGAGGTACCCAAGAGTTATATCTATATACCTGAAAAAG TGTTTCGTTTCCCACTAAAACTGGCGGTTTCAGCATTTGTTGCCTTGGTGGCGATTTATCAT ACGGCGTTGTTGCTGGTCGTCCTGGTCGTTCCCACTCTCCACATTGTTCGTGCCGGCATCGATGAAAACATCGCCTTCCTGTTACTGGGGGTTGGGATCGTCCTGTCAGACGACAGGATGGAGGTCGTCAAGATAGTGACCTTTTACACTTGGTTGCTGGAAG TGTGCTACCTCTGTGCGATGACCCTGTCTTGTTTGGTCAGTCTTGTCATGCTCATGAGGTCCTTGGTTCTCCACAG GTCAAACCTGAAAGGACTGTACAAGGGCGACATTTACAACATTTATAACAGCGGGAAGACCATCTGTCCATCCAAACCGGGTATTGTCTGTTGGATGGGCTTGACAGGATACCAGGCTGCAATCGTTTGCCTCG GAATGGCGATCCAGaccattgtgtttttcatctgcTTCTTGTTCCTGGTGTTTTTGATCATCATCCCGGTTTTTCATGGCCGCAACATCTTCGTTTTTGAAATTGTACGAAAGGCATG GCCGGCCTGGGTCACACTGTTGCTGGTCACATCGCTTCAACATGTGACTGCTAAGTTTGCTTTCATCAAaaaagaagctggaaccagagacTTGAATAACAG AGACAGTCTGTTCCTCCTGACCTACCTGCTCTTCCTGGTCAACACCTTCATGGGTCTTATAGTCGCGATATGGAGGATTGTGATAACAGCTTTGTTCAACATCCTCCACCTCGGTCGTGTTGACATCAGTCTGCTGCACCGTACTGCAGAGTCCCATGACCCAG CCTACCGATACTACACCCAGTACTTGAGGGTGGAGGTCAGCCAGTCACACCCGGTGATGAAGGCGTTCTGTGGGCTGCTGCTGGACATGATGGTGGAGGGGGGCAGAGCTGGACAGAACATACGAGACGCAGAGGAAG GGATTCAGGTGACGACGCCGGGCAAGACGACCAGCGGCAGGATCCGCGCCCGCTGGCAGCTCCTGTACACGCTGGTGAACAACCCGTCCCTGCTGGGCTCCAGGAAGCACTTCCAGACACTGCAGACGTCCGAGGGGGTCCTGAACGGCACCCCCAGCCGCAGATCCAAGAAAGGCAGCAAgaaggaggcggcggaggcggTCCCGTCCACCGACGCCCCAACAAATCAAGATAAAACTGAGTGA
- the LOC118302843 gene encoding immunoglobulin superfamily containing leucine-rich repeat protein 2-like, translated as MAAADVLHFTLCIATVFTTGLGCPEICSCSDKYDRHVAECSYKDIAEVPDGFPSNVTTVSLSANKISRIPLGSFDNVTQVTSLWMAHNEIVSIDQGTLAPLVHLRNFDISHNKIVDFPWEDLQNLTALHLLKMNHNKMSHLPRNAFSNLKELRSLRLNDNKFTTIAEGTLDGLVSLSHLQIYNNPFACTCSLDWLRDWISTTTISVLDQNLITCASPEKLRGEVIGKSPKSKCTSPNVIIRTKPSVHNSTVYEGSTLVLTCEFKGNPKPLVMWSIQSRSQKQELALSFTEDESAESNDDSSHRRVKVFNNGTLVIPHLRDEDGGKYSCSATNEFGRADDSVSVEVVASPKPTPIKQTTTKPTHTKKHPTRHQTTDKPSVFDSVRLPDVKRKDFLNVVPPPTAEITSKSHEDETKYPSRASECGLTANTRYISSHVFNGSVDDIKQLTFDFGVIALGVSETEATVRLNPLLIPREKSADRDAAAASSGSIDTDSGESRGLSDVPEKVQTNGLYLCVTTDRKHSAVQWSRIKEGVNTYLFSGLRPGTNYSLCLTYRGEDCEVQVLFTTRRRVPNLLIIISVSICLLTVSTVPLLGATCFHLVYKYRGKTYKLILKAKDQYHMERNLAGNFNIHHHAPHTDSRRRINGSQLDEEVGETESVDGEKEADTEESVVTDSFTLSQCRGNLDDCEVGSEYSDRLPLGAEAVNITSNYKYPNQ; from the coding sequence ATGGCAGCGGCAGACGTCCTCCACTTCACTCTGTGCATTGCCACAGTCTTCACCACGGGACTCGGCTGCCCGGAGATCTGCAGCTGCTCCGACAAATACGACCGGCACGTTGCCGAATGCTCCTACAAAGACATCGCCGAAGTCCCGGACGGTTTTCCCTCCAACGTTACAACCGTGAGTCTCTCCGCCAACAAGATCAGCCGGATACCGCTGGGGAGCTTCGACAACGTCACCCAGGTGACGTCGCTGTGGATGGCCCACAATGAGATCGTCTCCATTGACCAAGGGACCCTCGCGCCTCTGGTTCATCTGCGTAACTTTGACATCAGCCACAATAAAATTGTGGACTTTCCCTGGGAGGACCTGCAGAACCTGACGGCCCTGCATCTGCTGAAGATGAACCACAACAAGATGAGCCACCTGCCGAGGAACGCCTTCTCCAACCTCAAGGAACTGAGGTCCCTCCGACTCAACGATAACAAATTTACAACCATAGCCGAGGGGACATTGGACGGTCTGGTGTCTTTGTCCCATTTACAGATTTATAACAATCCGTTCGCCTGCACCTGTTCCCTCGACTGGCTCAGAGACTGGATTTCAACCACCACCATCTCAGTCCTGGATCAGAATTTGATTACTTGCGCGAGTCCAGAGAAACTTAGAGGGGAGGTGATCGGGAAATCCCCCAAGTCAAAGTGCACAAGCCCAAATGTCATAATACGAACCAAACCAAGTGTTCACAACTCGACGGTCTACGAGGGCAGCACGTTGGTCCTGACTTGCGAATTCAAAGGAAACCCAAAGCCACTTGTCATGTGGAGTATTCAGAGTAGAAGCCAGAAGCAAGAACTGGCTCTGTCGTTCACCGAGGACGAGTCAGCGGAATCAAATGACGACTCGTCCCATCGTCGCGTCAAAGTCTTTAATAATGGGACTCTAGTCATTCCACACCTGAGGGACGAAGACGGCGGCAAATACAGCTGTTCTGCCACAAACGAGTTTGGCAGAGCGGACGATTCGGTGTCAGTGGAGGTGGTGGCTTCACCGAAACCAACACCCATAAAACAAACGACCACGAAGCCCACTCACACTAAAAAACACCCGACTAGACaccaaacaacagacaaaccaTCTGTTTTTGATTCTGTGCGTCTGCCTGATGTAAAGAGAAAAGACTTCCTCAATGTTGTGCCTCCGCCCACTGCGGAGATCACTTCTAAATCTCACGAGGACGAAACAAAATATCCATCACGTGCTAGTGAATGTGGCCTGACAGCGAATACAAGATACATTTCGAGCCACGTCTTCAACGGGAGCGTGGATGACATCAAGCAGTTAACATTTGACTTTGGCGTCATTGCTCTAGGGGTGTCGGAAACAGAGGCGACAGTGCGACTCAACCCTCTCCTCATACCCAGAGAGAAGAGCGCCGACCGCGACGCCGCTGCCGCCTCATCCGGGAGCATCGACACCGACAGCGGAGAGAGTCGCGGCCTTTCAGACGTCCCCGAAAAAGTCCAGACCAATGGCTTGTATCTGTGCGTCACTACCGACCGCAAACACTCCGCCGTGCAGTGGTCGAGGATCAAGGAAGGCGTCAACACGTATCTGTTCAGCGGTTTACGCCCCGGCACCAACTACTCCCTGTGCCTCACCTACAGAGGGGAGGACTGCGAGGTCCAGGTGCTGTTCACCACCAGGAGGAGGGTACCCAACCTGCTGATCATCATCTCGGTCAGCATCTGCCTGCTGACCGTGTCGACTGTGCCCCTGCTCGGCGCCACCTGCTTCCACCTGGTGTACAAATATCGCGGCAAGACGTACAAGTTGATCCTGAAGGCCAAGGACCAGTACCACATGGAGAGGAACCTCGCGGGCAACTTCAACATCCACCACCACGCGCCCCACACCGACTCTCGGAGGAGGATAAACGGCAGCCAGCTGGACGAGGAGGTGGGCGAGACGGAGAGCGTGGACGGGGAGAAGGAGGCCGACACGGAGGAGAGTGTGGTGACCGATTCGTTCACTTTGTCCCAGTGCCGGGGCAATTTGGACGACTGCGAGGTCGGATCTGAGTACAGCGACAGGTTACCTCTGGGAGCGGAGGCAGTGAATATAACAAGCAACTACAAATATCCAAATCAGTAA